Proteins encoded within one genomic window of candidate division WOR-3 bacterium:
- a CDS encoding 2-oxoacid:acceptor oxidoreductase family protein: MVEIRWHGRGGLGAKTAALLFGEAMMHAGMYVQAFPEYGPERRGAPVTAYNRIDTKPIRIHYGVQNPQAVCVLDPTLLATDQVKEGTDENTVFIVNSSLDPKVIKEKYGLPGKVYTVDASGISEEILGRNLPNTPMLGALMRVLNLMDFEKFIEAVESRLKMKYKPQVVEGNIKAIRKAYQEVKGL; the protein is encoded by the coding sequence ATGGTTGAAATTAGGTGGCATGGAAGAGGGGGATTAGGAGCCAAGACGGCAGCTTTGCTTTTTGGGGAGGCCATGATGCATGCAGGTATGTATGTTCAGGCGTTCCCCGAATACGGTCCAGAAAGAAGAGGAGCACCAGTAACTGCTTATAATCGCATTGATACTAAGCCTATTAGAATTCACTATGGTGTTCAAAATCCCCAGGCGGTTTGCGTGCTGGATCCCACATTACTCGCTACTGACCAAGTTAAAGAGGGAACTGATGAGAATACTGTTTTTATTGTGAATTCCTCTTTGGATCCTAAGGTTATCAAGGAAAAGTATGGTCTTCCAGGCAAGGTTTACACGGTGGATGCCTCAGGTATCTCGGAAGAAATTCTCGGTCGAAATCTCCCTAATACACCAATGCTTGGCGCTTTGATGCGGGTGTTAAATCTTATGGATTTTGAAAAATTTATTGAAGCTGTTGAATCGAGATTAAAGATGAAGTATAAACCTCAGGTGGTAGAAGGTAATATAAAGGCCATACGTAAGGCCTATCAGGAGGTCAAGGGGTTATGA
- a CDS encoding thiamine pyrophosphate-dependent enzyme — translation MADNFSISLKELAKRNKGLASGHRACAGCPFPAIIRMTLSASDYPVVVANATGCMEVTTSIFPFGAWPVPWIHSAFENAAATISGVEAAYKALVRRGEIPSDKKVKFIAFGGDGGTYDIGLQALSGAVERGHNFLYILYDNEGYMNTGIQRSSSTPYGASTTTSPAGKVLPGKLQHKKPIVDIMAAHGMPYVAQASVSHWNDYVKKVRKALSIEGPTFIAVYSPCVPGWGYPENKSIEVAKIAVETGFWPLYEVENGYYKINYRPRNPLPIEEFLKSQVRFAHLLNHPEAIEEIKKFIEQRWKFLEFMEKRREIEGIKEDV, via the coding sequence ATGGCTGATAATTTTTCTATCAGTTTGAAGGAACTCGCTAAGAGGAATAAAGGACTTGCATCAGGTCACAGAGCTTGTGCAGGGTGCCCATTTCCCGCAATTATAAGGATGACTTTAAGTGCTTCCGATTACCCTGTGGTTGTTGCTAATGCTACGGGGTGTATGGAAGTTACGACTTCTATTTTCCCCTTTGGTGCCTGGCCTGTCCCCTGGATTCACAGTGCTTTTGAGAATGCGGCGGCTACAATTTCAGGTGTAGAAGCTGCCTACAAGGCCCTTGTAAGGAGAGGTGAAATTCCATCTGACAAGAAGGTAAAATTTATTGCCTTTGGGGGCGACGGTGGTACCTATGATATCGGACTTCAGGCTTTATCGGGTGCAGTAGAGAGGGGGCACAATTTCCTCTATATTCTTTACGACAATGAAGGTTACATGAATACAGGGATACAGAGATCAAGTTCAACACCTTACGGTGCAAGCACTACCACCTCCCCTGCAGGAAAGGTGTTACCTGGGAAACTGCAGCATAAGAAACCTATTGTAGATATAATGGCAGCTCATGGTATGCCTTATGTCGCACAGGCATCGGTTAGTCACTGGAATGACTATGTGAAAAAGGTACGGAAGGCACTTTCAATCGAGGGACCAACTTTTATCGCCGTTTATTCGCCCTGTGTACCGGGCTGGGGCTACCCAGAAAATAAGAGTATTGAAGTTGCAAAAATTGCCGTGGAAACAGGCTTCTGGCCTCTTTACGAGGTTGAAAACGGTTATTACAAGATAAACTACAGGCCGAGAAATCCTCTTCCAATTGAGGAATTTTTGAAGTCCCAGGTTAGGTTTGCTCATCTCTTAAATCATCCGGAAGCTATTGAAGAGATCAAGAAGTTTATTGAACAAAGGTGGAAGTTCCTTGAGTTCATGGAAAAAAGAAGGGAAATTGAAGGGATAAAGGAAGATGTTTAA
- a CDS encoding 4Fe-4S binding protein: MKKKGWKELPEGGIIKNVPTSQELKTGSWRTQKPVWDPNKCTNCFLCWLYCPDSAIILREVNGEPKVSGINYDYCKGCGICAEVCPPKVKAIHMEKEEL, from the coding sequence ATGAAAAAGAAAGGATGGAAAGAATTACCGGAGGGTGGAATTATTAAAAACGTTCCGACATCCCAGGAGCTAAAAACAGGTAGCTGGAGAACGCAAAAACCTGTCTGGGATCCCAACAAATGCACAAATTGTTTTCTGTGCTGGTTGTATTGTCCCGATTCTGCCATAATCTTGAGAGAAGTAAATGGCGAGCCTAAGGTTTCAGGAATTAATTATGACTACTGCAAGGGGTGCGGAATTTGTGCAGAGGTATGTCCGCCAAAGGTGAAGGCCATCCATATGGAAAAGGAGGAGTTGTAA
- a CDS encoding 4Fe-4S binding protein, whose amino-acid sequence MDVKPIKVNSINDLPEAPVSQGITLVRKTGSWKNVRPVVGERSAPCENACPLKIRIPKFIDYLTKKEPEKAALEILKWNPFPSITGRLCPAKCETGCNRNKYDEKISIRELERFLGDLILEKKKIEVKSQKKTKVAVLGTSTSLMGTAYRLRENGFEVTIFAKGQSLFSDEKESIPGEILQKEEQVLINAKIELIADKPPSISELKASFNYIVTSAEDAPEVNVVDPKVGKTNDEKVFIVAEDQDISRSIKNGLTVANFITSLDEGKEFQEEKLPRVVSFKEVITDYFNHETAVKEIKTIEDAIKEGLRCFSCGTCNSCGNCYVFCPDNAVKWIDNFPSFDYDYCKGCGVCVNECPRGVLELIPEK is encoded by the coding sequence ATGGACGTTAAACCCATTAAAGTTAACTCCATAAACGATCTTCCAGAAGCCCCGGTTTCCCAAGGTATTACCCTTGTCCGAAAAACGGGGAGCTGGAAGAACGTAAGACCTGTCGTAGGTGAACGCAGTGCACCCTGCGAAAATGCATGCCCCTTAAAAATAAGAATCCCCAAGTTTATAGATTATCTTACAAAAAAAGAGCCGGAAAAGGCAGCGTTAGAGATTTTAAAGTGGAATCCATTCCCAAGCATAACGGGAAGACTTTGCCCAGCAAAATGTGAAACTGGTTGCAACAGGAACAAATACGACGAAAAAATATCAATAAGGGAACTCGAGAGATTCCTTGGAGACCTCATATTAGAAAAGAAAAAAATCGAAGTGAAAAGCCAGAAAAAAACGAAAGTAGCGGTTCTTGGAACATCAACCTCTTTAATGGGCACTGCATACAGGCTCCGCGAAAACGGTTTCGAGGTGACAATTTTTGCTAAAGGACAAAGCCTATTTAGTGATGAAAAAGAGAGCATCCCAGGGGAAATTCTCCAAAAAGAAGAGCAAGTATTGATTAACGCAAAGATTGAACTAATAGCCGATAAGCCGCCCTCCATTTCAGAGCTAAAAGCCTCATTCAATTACATTGTAACTTCTGCAGAAGATGCCCCAGAGGTAAACGTCGTTGATCCAAAGGTAGGAAAAACCAACGACGAAAAGGTTTTCATAGTTGCAGAAGATCAAGACATCTCAAGAAGCATAAAGAACGGGCTGACGGTAGCGAATTTTATAACCTCTTTGGACGAAGGGAAAGAGTTTCAGGAAGAAAAACTCCCTCGGGTTGTCTCTTTTAAAGAAGTTATTACCGACTATTTCAACCACGAAACAGCGGTCAAAGAAATAAAAACCATTGAAGACGCGATAAAAGAAGGTCTGAGGTGCTTTTCCTGTGGAACCTGCAACTCCTGTGGAAATTGTTACGTATTTTGTCCTGACAACGCCGTTAAGTGGATCGACAACTTTCCGTCTTTTGACTACGACTACTGCAAAGGTTGCGGCGTTTGTGTAAACGAATGCCCGAGGGGCGTTCTTGAACTTATTCCAGAAAAATAA
- a CDS encoding 2-oxoacid:acceptor oxidoreductase family protein — translation MVEIRTHGRGGQGAVIASKIIADAAFRVGKYAQSFPQFGVERRGAPVVAFTRIAEKEDELPVRSNIYEPDHIIVLDPTLLTIPDTFAGLKEGGWIIVNTPEDPEKLDIPDKFRVATVDATAIALKYGLGSKAQPIVNTAILGAFSRVLESLIPLQAILESIPEEVPIKPEANQKACEEAYNLTKIRK, via the coding sequence ATGGTTGAAATACGGACCCATGGAAGGGGTGGACAGGGCGCAGTCATAGCTTCAAAAATCATCGCTGATGCAGCTTTCAGGGTTGGTAAGTACGCTCAATCCTTTCCCCAATTCGGGGTGGAAAGAAGAGGAGCCCCTGTAGTAGCTTTCACAAGGATAGCCGAAAAAGAAGATGAGCTACCGGTTCGGTCAAATATTTATGAACCAGATCACATAATCGTTCTTGACCCTACTCTTCTTACAATTCCAGATACCTTTGCAGGCCTTAAAGAAGGCGGTTGGATTATAGTTAATACTCCTGAAGACCCAGAAAAACTTGACATCCCTGACAAATTTAGAGTTGCTACCGTAGACGCCACAGCAATAGCCCTAAAATATGGACTCGGTTCTAAGGCCCAACCTATAGTAAATACCGCAATACTCGGTGCATTTTCGAGGGTTCTGGAATCTTTGATCCCACTCCAAGCCATATTAGAATCGATACCCGAGGAAGTACCTATAAAGCCTGAAGCTAATCAAAAGGCATGCGAAGAAGCATACAATTTGACTAAGATTAGAAAATAA
- a CDS encoding universal stress protein, translating into MFKKILVPIDFSDASKAALNYAVELTQGKKQIVLIHVFPAKIREMIAFHDVPERVKALEAEVEELRKKAASELEKITESLNERGIHAKYIFIEGEPAQTVVEESSKGYDLVVVGIPSKKTHVANTCYNIIKGVKTNCLVVKEEKAKFSLKKVLFAADFSEASKKAFNEFAIGFKKEFSVEMAVLNVFELYPLPYLEQGITWMLGDLEQVKKNLEKRLVSEYGAKDVSYYVIEGADAGIEIVDFAEKGKYNLIILAREEKDWMEKAFLGSVSAKVVRLAKIPVLIYQTNFKG; encoded by the coding sequence ATGTTTAAAAAGATTCTTGTACCCATAGATTTTAGTGATGCATCGAAGGCCGCTTTAAACTATGCTGTAGAGCTGACTCAGGGGAAAAAGCAAATAGTGTTAATACACGTTTTCCCAGCTAAAATAAGAGAGATGATTGCTTTTCATGATGTCCCTGAAAGGGTAAAGGCCCTTGAAGCGGAGGTAGAGGAGCTCAGGAAAAAGGCGGCCTCGGAACTTGAGAAGATAACAGAATCCCTTAACGAAAGGGGAATCCATGCGAAGTATATCTTCATTGAGGGAGAACCTGCCCAGACAGTTGTTGAAGAGTCTTCAAAGGGATACGACCTTGTAGTAGTTGGGATTCCTTCAAAGAAAACTCATGTTGCAAACACTTGCTACAACATTATAAAAGGCGTCAAGACAAACTGTTTAGTTGTTAAAGAAGAAAAAGCCAAATTTTCTTTGAAGAAGGTACTTTTCGCAGCAGATTTTTCAGAAGCCTCCAAAAAGGCTTTTAACGAATTTGCCATTGGATTCAAAAAAGAATTTAGTGTTGAAATGGCGGTCCTCAATGTATTCGAGCTTTATCCTTTGCCATATTTAGAGCAAGGGATTACCTGGATGCTTGGTGACCTTGAACAGGTTAAAAAGAACCTGGAAAAGAGATTGGTGTCAGAGTACGGTGCAAAGGATGTCTCATATTACGTGATTGAAGGTGCCGACGCGGGAATCGAGATTGTTGATTTTGCGGAGAAAGGGAAATATAATTTAATAATACTTGCAAGGGAAGAAAAAGATTGGATGGAAAAGGCTTTTTTAGGCTCTGTTTCAGCAAAAGTAGTAAGATTAGCGAAAATACCGGTACTTATCTATCAAACTAACTTTAAAGGTTAA
- a CDS encoding transketolase C-terminal domain-containing protein: protein MSIKKVLTGNHAISYGAMVSRVQVISAYPITPQTQVVELLSEMVADGILDAIFVNVESEHSAMSACVSASAAGARAFTATSAQGLALMHEMLHWAAGARLPIVLAEINRAMAPPWSIWTDQNDSLSQRDTGWMQIYVESNQEAFDSVILAYKVAEQVYLPCMVVLDAFVLSHTSEPVEIYDQEKVDEFLPPYKPMVAIEPGKTFGYGALAAPDTYMEFRYKMQKAMEKAITLFEKEGKLFGEMFGRTYGLVEEYMMDDADYVIVTVGATTSTARVAIQELRKQGEKVGLLKLRVIRPFPFDKVREVLKGRKKVAVLDRNISFGHHGIFYQEIKSALYPLKERPQVYGYIAGLGGRDITVKDFIDIYHDMKNREDMVEIIWKGVKL, encoded by the coding sequence ATGTCCATTAAAAAAGTGTTAACAGGAAACCACGCAATCTCATATGGAGCGATGGTTTCAAGGGTCCAGGTAATCTCTGCGTATCCCATCACACCTCAGACACAGGTAGTGGAACTCTTATCAGAAATGGTGGCGGATGGCATTTTAGATGCCATTTTTGTGAATGTCGAATCTGAACACTCCGCCATGTCTGCCTGCGTCTCGGCCTCAGCTGCCGGAGCAAGGGCATTCACAGCCACTTCAGCTCAAGGCCTTGCACTAATGCACGAAATGCTCCATTGGGCAGCGGGAGCAAGGCTGCCCATAGTACTCGCAGAGATAAACAGGGCAATGGCTCCTCCGTGGTCCATCTGGACAGATCAAAACGATTCACTTTCGCAAAGAGATACAGGCTGGATGCAAATTTATGTGGAATCCAACCAGGAAGCCTTTGACAGCGTAATCCTTGCATACAAAGTTGCAGAACAGGTCTATCTCCCCTGTATGGTGGTCCTTGACGCCTTTGTCCTTTCCCACACGTCAGAGCCCGTTGAAATTTATGATCAGGAAAAGGTGGATGAGTTTCTTCCGCCCTACAAACCCATGGTAGCAATAGAACCTGGAAAGACTTTTGGGTATGGTGCTCTTGCTGCTCCGGACACCTACATGGAATTCCGGTATAAAATGCAGAAAGCAATGGAAAAAGCCATAACACTCTTCGAAAAAGAAGGAAAACTCTTTGGAGAGATGTTTGGTAGGACTTACGGACTTGTAGAAGAGTACATGATGGACGATGCAGACTACGTCATCGTAACCGTTGGGGCTACGACATCGACAGCAAGAGTAGCCATTCAGGAACTCAGGAAACAGGGAGAGAAAGTTGGCCTTTTAAAACTCAGAGTCATAAGGCCATTCCCATTCGATAAAGTTCGAGAAGTACTTAAAGGCAGGAAGAAAGTCGCAGTTCTTGACAGAAATATCTCCTTTGGCCATCACGGAATTTTCTACCAGGAAATTAAATCTGCACTCTATCCACTCAAAGAAAGGCCACAAGTTTATGGCTACATTGCGGGATTAGGCGGAAGGGACATTACGGTAAAGGACTTCATCGATATCTACCACGACATGAAAAATCGCGAAGATATGGTAGAAATAATCTGGAAGGGGGTAAAACTATGA
- a CDS encoding DHH family phosphoesterase, giving the protein MSLIEEISQHYNISLDLAKVLVEKGVRNLDLAEATFNPILENLQPPSTLPNLIPAVERILKAVGKGESIVIFGHEDADGITSTAIMVKTLRALGSNPSHYIPSKKNEAYGLTKSAIDYIKEKYNPTLLITVDSCTSCFEGVEYCKEQGIDVIVTDHHEIKETLPDTLVINPKIGGDSFPYLAGCGVAFKVAWELLSLKFGWDLSRIRDEMPDLFIFAAIGTLADRVPLFCENRILYEEGKKAFEWYRMNFVKAFEEIRRQNGYSNERPTMEELIPIISSGKSVNGENSGVHLLLSEDVASAEELLKPLWEASTNWQLKAQAYLEKAKSLIKVVRDYIAIDLKDAEPQYIGYVASQLKDAFNVPVIVMGRREDGIVVAEVRAPYGFNSLDMLNYLSDLFIDYGGHKPASGFSMYERDIPELFEQLESYFKLHPFENVELFYDLSYDKVDGNLLEELNRLGNVGVEIRVLFNSIKIGELREALRKYTIVDPENLLDLYHGDTRVKALLITSPNGFKVDKLILA; this is encoded by the coding sequence TTGAGTCTTATTGAAGAGATTTCACAGCATTACAATATTTCTCTTGACTTAGCAAAGGTTTTGGTGGAGAAAGGTGTAAGGAATCTGGATCTTGCTGAAGCGACCTTCAATCCCATCCTTGAAAATCTGCAACCTCCTTCCACTCTTCCTAATTTAATACCTGCTGTAGAAAGAATACTTAAGGCTGTAGGAAAAGGCGAGAGTATAGTGATTTTTGGACACGAGGATGCCGATGGTATAACTTCAACAGCAATTATGGTAAAAACTTTAAGGGCCCTCGGCTCTAATCCTTCACATTACATTCCTTCTAAAAAGAACGAAGCATATGGTCTAACAAAATCAGCAATCGATTACATAAAAGAAAAGTATAATCCGACACTTTTAATTACCGTTGATTCGTGCACTTCCTGTTTTGAGGGCGTTGAATATTGCAAGGAACAGGGTATAGATGTAATAGTTACAGACCATCACGAGATTAAAGAAACACTTCCTGATACACTGGTGATTAATCCCAAAATCGGAGGTGATTCCTTCCCTTATCTTGCAGGATGTGGAGTGGCCTTTAAAGTAGCTTGGGAACTACTTTCATTAAAATTCGGATGGGACCTAAGCCGCATAAGAGATGAAATGCCAGACCTATTCATCTTTGCTGCAATAGGGACCTTAGCGGATCGTGTTCCACTCTTCTGCGAAAATAGGATCCTTTACGAGGAAGGTAAAAAGGCCTTCGAGTGGTACCGAATGAATTTCGTTAAGGCCTTTGAAGAAATAAGAAGGCAAAATGGCTATTCTAATGAAAGGCCCACAATGGAAGAGCTTATTCCCATCATTTCCTCGGGCAAGTCAGTAAATGGTGAGAATTCAGGTGTGCATCTATTGTTGTCTGAAGATGTCGCCTCCGCAGAAGAGCTTTTAAAACCGCTTTGGGAGGCATCTACTAATTGGCAACTGAAGGCTCAAGCATATTTAGAGAAGGCAAAGAGTTTGATAAAAGTTGTTAGAGATTATATTGCTATTGACCTTAAAGATGCAGAACCCCAGTATATTGGTTATGTAGCGAGTCAGTTGAAAGATGCTTTTAATGTGCCCGTGATTGTGATGGGTAGAAGGGAAGACGGAATAGTTGTAGCTGAAGTGAGAGCGCCCTATGGATTTAATTCCCTTGATATGCTTAATTATCTGAGTGACCTTTTTATTGATTATGGAGGTCACAAGCCAGCCAGCGGATTCAGCATGTATGAAAGAGATATTCCCGAGCTTTTCGAGCAGCTTGAAAGTTATTTTAAATTACATCCTTTTGAAAATGTTGAGCTTTTTTACGACCTTTCTTATGATAAGGTCGATGGTAACCTTTTAGAGGAGTTAAACAGGCTCGGTAATGTAGGGGTTGAAATAAGGGTGCTTTTTAACTCCATTAAAATTGGTGAACTACGCGAAGCTCTGAGAAAGTACACCATTGTCGATCCAGAAAATCTCCTGGACCTTTACCACGGAGACACAAGGGTCAAGGCTTTACTGATTACTTCACCTAATGGGTTTAAGGTCGATAAATTAATCCTGGCTTAG
- the porA gene encoding pyruvate ferredoxin oxidoreductase, producing the protein MSEILKTRQALTGNEAFAYAMKQINPDVVAAYPITPATEIVQIFSKYVADGEVDTEFVAVESEHSAMSACIGASAAGARVMTGTSSQGLALMHEMLYIASALRLPIVLAEVNRALSAPINIHCDHSDTMGSRDSGWIQIYCENANEGYHSLIQAVKIAETVNLPVMVTLDGFIISHGMEVVETLDTDAVRQYLGKRKPMYNVLDYENPIMVGPLDLPDYYFEHKRQQIEAMRKAKAVIEEVVTDYNKRFGFDFPVFAEAYRMEDAEYAILVMSSAAGTMKEAVDIMREKGKKVGLVRLKVFRPFPFEVLQELFKNVKAIGVMDRADSVNTMGGPVFNEVRSALYDLNSRPRIMNFVFGLGGRDFPLSDALYIINRVKELKEGKSLDFVEYVGVRE; encoded by the coding sequence ATGTCTGAGATTTTGAAAACAAGACAGGCTTTAACTGGGAATGAAGCTTTCGCTTATGCTATGAAGCAGATTAATCCTGATGTAGTTGCTGCTTATCCCATTACTCCTGCTACTGAAATTGTGCAAATTTTCTCAAAATATGTGGCAGATGGCGAAGTAGATACTGAATTCGTTGCCGTGGAATCTGAACATTCTGCCATGTCTGCGTGTATAGGTGCTTCAGCCGCGGGCGCAAGGGTTATGACCGGTACATCCTCACAGGGATTAGCTTTAATGCATGAGATGTTGTATATTGCATCAGCTCTTAGGTTACCTATAGTTCTTGCAGAAGTGAATAGGGCCCTTTCTGCACCGATCAACATTCACTGTGATCACTCAGATACCATGGGTTCAAGAGATTCTGGGTGGATTCAGATTTACTGCGAAAATGCGAATGAAGGTTATCACTCGCTGATTCAGGCTGTTAAAATTGCAGAGACAGTGAATTTGCCGGTAATGGTAACCCTCGATGGTTTCATTATCAGTCATGGTATGGAAGTTGTAGAAACCCTTGATACCGATGCGGTAAGACAGTACCTTGGTAAGCGTAAGCCTATGTACAATGTTCTTGACTATGAAAACCCAATAATGGTAGGTCCTCTTGACCTTCCCGATTACTATTTCGAACACAAAAGACAACAGATAGAGGCTATGAGAAAGGCAAAAGCGGTAATTGAAGAAGTTGTTACGGATTATAACAAGCGTTTTGGTTTTGACTTTCCTGTTTTTGCTGAGGCTTACAGGATGGAAGATGCGGAGTATGCCATTTTGGTAATGAGCTCGGCGGCAGGAACTATGAAAGAAGCTGTGGATATAATGAGAGAGAAAGGGAAGAAAGTGGGGTTGGTAAGGCTAAAGGTCTTCAGACCGTTCCCCTTCGAAGTGCTCCAGGAACTCTTTAAGAATGTTAAGGCAATTGGTGTTATGGACAGGGCAGATTCTGTAAATACGATGGGTGGGCCTGTTTTCAACGAGGTAAGGTCGGCTCTTTATGACCTCAATTCAAGACCAAGGATAATGAATTTTGTGTTTGGACTCGGGGGTAGGGATTTTCCTCTAAGTGATGCCCTTTATATAATCAATCGGGTTAAGGAACTCAAAGAGGGTAAGTCTTTAGATTTTGTTGAATATGTGGGTGTGAGAGAATAG
- a CDS encoding aminopeptidase, with amino-acid sequence MEFKNAWSRKNLQEVFAFCEDYRKFLSKAKTEREVVEFFENLVKNRPDIKAYNIKNKSLILYKKGTESISEGFKIVAAHIDAPRIDIKQNPVYEDTDLVLLETHYYGGIKKYQWVTKPMAIHGVIVKGDGTVLKVNIGDEPGDPVFTFTDILPHLARNVQANKNISEAIHGEKLDLLFGHIPLETEDEKVKEKVKQNVLQILKEKYNIEEKDFVAAELEIVPQGEALDVGIDRSMIGGYGQDDRVCAYTAVKALLDAENPKKHLLVVLFDKEEIGSDGNTGAQSLIIENIISKILKENGVEEYSQIREILAKSEAISGDVTAGVDPNWKEVHELKNAAKLGYGIAISKYTGSGGKYSTNDANAEFVAKIVSIFDSDNVAWQVAELGKVDEGGGGTVAKYLAKYGMDVIDAGTPLLSMHSPFEIASKVDVYMTYKGYKAFLNSK; translated from the coding sequence ATGGAATTTAAAAACGCATGGAGTAGAAAAAACCTTCAAGAAGTTTTTGCTTTCTGCGAAGATTACAGAAAATTCCTCTCAAAGGCCAAAACCGAAAGGGAAGTAGTAGAGTTCTTTGAAAATCTTGTTAAAAACAGACCTGATATTAAAGCGTACAACATAAAGAATAAGAGCCTCATCCTCTACAAAAAAGGTACTGAGAGTATTTCTGAGGGATTTAAAATCGTAGCCGCTCACATTGATGCCCCAAGAATCGATATCAAGCAAAATCCCGTTTACGAAGACACTGATCTCGTGCTACTTGAAACCCACTATTATGGAGGCATCAAAAAATATCAGTGGGTTACAAAACCTATGGCGATTCACGGTGTTATAGTGAAAGGGGATGGAACGGTTCTGAAGGTAAACATAGGTGATGAACCCGGAGACCCTGTCTTTACTTTTACGGATATCTTACCACACCTTGCCAGGAATGTCCAGGCAAACAAAAACATATCCGAAGCCATTCATGGTGAGAAATTGGACTTACTTTTTGGGCATATTCCCCTCGAGACGGAGGACGAAAAGGTTAAAGAAAAGGTCAAACAGAATGTTTTGCAGATACTAAAAGAAAAATACAACATAGAAGAGAAGGATTTTGTCGCTGCCGAACTCGAAATAGTTCCACAGGGAGAGGCCCTCGATGTGGGTATCGATCGTTCGATGATCGGTGGATACGGTCAGGATGACAGGGTTTGTGCCTACACTGCTGTGAAAGCCCTATTAGACGCAGAAAACCCAAAGAAACACCTTTTAGTTGTACTTTTTGATAAAGAAGAGATTGGATCTGACGGAAACACAGGGGCTCAGTCACTAATTATTGAAAATATTATTAGCAAAATCCTCAAAGAAAACGGAGTTGAGGAGTACTCCCAGATCAGAGAAATCCTCGCAAAAAGTGAAGCCATTTCAGGAGATGTAACAGCAGGTGTTGATCCCAACTGGAAAGAAGTTCATGAACTTAAAAATGCAGCTAAACTTGGCTATGGAATTGCTATTTCAAAATATACTGGCTCAGGCGGAAAGTATTCTACAAACGATGCAAATGCCGAATTTGTGGCAAAGATAGTAAGTATTTTTGACTCAGATAACGTCGCATGGCAAGTGGCTGAACTTGGTAAAGTAGATGAAGGAGGTGGAGGTACCGTTGCAAAATATCTCGCAAAATACGGGATGGACGTAATAGATGCAGGAACTCCCCTTCTCTCGATGCATTCACCCTTTGAAATTGCATCAAAAGTTGATGTTTACATGACTTATAAAGGGTATAAGGCATTTTTGAACTCAAAATGA
- a CDS encoding 3-methyl-2-oxobutanoate dehydrogenase subunit beta: MKNWNIPQDELLYSGHAACQGCGGALAMRLALKAIGENAVATIPACCWTIISGDVLYHALKIPVFHTAFETAAISATGLKAGLTMRGFKDTTVFAWAGDGGTFDIGIQAISGAAERNEDIIYFVYDNEAYMNTGIQRSSATPWGAWTTTTPVKHPEDKPKKNIDEILAAHKIPYLATVNVAYPEDFIRKVKKAKEIKGFRFIHIFAPCPPGWKMPSDISIQVARLATQTGVFPLYEVENGKNYTINYLPPKKLPVIEYLKLQGRFKHLNESQVEYIQQMVDENLETLLKKHELTHGTLENIPRPEFYK; the protein is encoded by the coding sequence ATGAAAAACTGGAACATTCCACAGGATGAATTGTTATACAGTGGACATGCCGCATGCCAGGGCTGTGGTGGTGCTCTCGCAATGCGGTTGGCTTTAAAAGCCATCGGAGAAAACGCGGTTGCAACAATTCCTGCATGCTGTTGGACGATTATTTCCGGAGATGTGCTTTATCACGCTTTAAAAATACCCGTTTTCCATACAGCCTTTGAAACCGCGGCGATTTCCGCCACAGGGTTAAAAGCCGGTTTGACAATGAGAGGCTTTAAAGACACTACGGTTTTTGCCTGGGCGGGAGATGGTGGGACCTTCGATATTGGGATTCAGGCAATATCTGGTGCTGCAGAGAGAAATGAAGATATAATCTATTTTGTTTACGATAATGAAGCTTACATGAACACAGGAATTCAGAGGTCCAGTGCGACCCCATGGGGTGCCTGGACGACTACAACTCCTGTAAAACATCCAGAAGACAAGCCAAAGAAAAACATTGATGAGATCCTGGCTGCTCACAAAATACCTTATTTAGCAACCGTTAATGTTGCATACCCGGAGGACTTCATAAGAAAGGTGAAAAAAGCCAAAGAGATCAAAGGTTTCAGATTCATCCACATCTTCGCTCCATGTCCCCCAGGGTGGAAAATGCCATCAGATATAAGCATTCAAGTGGCACGACTCGCGACACAAACCGGCGTTTTTCCATTGTACGAAGTCGAAAATGGGAAAAATTACACAATAAACTACTTACCACCGAAGAAACTCCCGGTTATCGAATACCTAAAGCTTCAGGGTAGATTCAAACACCTTAACGAATCCCAGGTTGAGTACATCCAGCAAATGGTTGACGAAAATCTGGAAACCCTCCTCAAAAAGCATGAATTAACCCACGGCACGCTTGAAAACATCCCGAGACCAGAATTTTATAAGTGA